The Desulfosporosinus sp. Sb-LF sequence GATCAATTGCGGTTATATCGTTTGATATGGGAGCGTTTTATTGCGAGTCAAATGAGTGTAGCGGTCACTGATACGTTGACGGTCGATATCAATGTAGGAGACTATTTATTTCGGGCGAATGCATCAACGATTCGTTTTCCAGGATTTTTAGCAGTCTACGAAGAGGGAAAGGATGAAGGTGAGGCAACGGATGAAGAGCAGAGTTCGTTGACGTTATCCGTTTCGCCTGGAGAAAAGCTAGACGTTGTTAAGCTCCTAGATAAGCAGCATTTTACAGAACCGCCCCCGCGATACACAGAGGCATCTCTTGTACGCAAGATGGAGGAAGAAGGAATCGGAAGACCAAGTACCTATGCTCCGACCATCGAAACGATTCAAACAAGGGGCTATGTTGTTAAGGAAGAAAAACAACTAATTCCCACGGAACTTGGAGATATTGTTATTAGCTTACTTAAGGAGTATTTTCCGGACATTTTGAATCTGGAGTTTACGGCTAATTTGGAAGAAAAACTTGATCGGATTGAAGAAGGAATTGCTCCATGGAAGTCCGTGGTTAAAGAGTATTATACACCATTCGCTGTCAACTTGGCTCAAGCTGAAGAGAAGATTGGTAAGGTGAAAATTGAAGATCAGGTCTCGGATGAGATTTGTGAGAACTGTGGACGGAATATGGTGATTAAGATGGGGCGCTACGGTAAGTTCCTGGCCTGTCCAGGGTTTCCGGAGTGTCGAAACACGAAGCCACTCTTTGAAGAAGTGGGTGCTAATTGCCCGAAATGCTCCAAAACACTCGTGGTTCGTCGCTCAAAAAAAGGGCGGAAGTTTTACGGCTGTAGCGGTTATCCTGAGTGTGAGTTTGTTTCATGGGAAATGCCCGCTCCAGACCCTTGTCCGGAGTGTCAGCAATTGATGGTGATTAAATCCTCTAAACGAGAAAAGAAACATGTATGCACGAATCCGGAATGCCGTTTTACTAAAGTGATTGAAGAAGGCTAAATTCGCCTGGTCGTGCATTGAGATAAGGAGCGAATGGATTAATGCAGCATATTACCGTCATCGGCGCAGGACTCGCCGGTTCTGAGGCCGCCTGGCAGCTTGCTGAGCGCGGTGTGATGGTCGACCTATACGAAATGCGCCCGATCAAAACTACCCCGGCACATCATACTGACTGCTTTGCAGAACTTGTTTGTAGTAACTCACTTCGAGGGGCTGGCTTAGAGAATGCAGTGGGGTTATTAAAAGAAGAAATGCGTCGTTTAGGCTCCTTAATTATGAGTGCTGCTGATCATCACGCGGTTCCAGCTGGTGGCGCTTTGGCGGTTGATCGAGTACGGTTTTCCAGCGAGGTTACAGAACGGCTGGAGCAACATCAAAATGTATGTATTCATCGGGAAGAAGTACATTGCCTTCCGCAAGAGGGGATCACCGTGGTGGCCAGTGGCCCATTGACTTCTGATGATCTGGCAAAAGACATCTTGCAGTTAACTGGTGAGGAAGCCTTATCCTTTTATGATGCGGCTGCCCCAATTGTTACTCTCGAATCGGTTAATTTAGACAAGGCCTTTTGGGCTTCACGTTACGATAAGGGAGATGCGGATTATCTAAACTGCCCTATGACTAAGGAAGAGTATGATGCGTTTTATAATGCTTTGCTAGAGGCTGAAGTGGCGGAGGTCCAAGGATTCGAACAGGGTAAGGTTTTTGAGGGCTGCCTGCCAGTTGAAGTAATGGCCAAGCGTGGTCCTCAGACGCTAACATTTGGCCCGTTAAAACCTGTGGGGTTGCTGGATCCCCGAATAGAAAAAAGGTTTTATGCTGTCGTACAGCTTCGTAAGGAAAATCAAGCTGGAACCCTTTTTAATCTAGTGGGTTTTCAAACTCATTTAAAATGGGGGGAACAAAAACGTGTCTTTTCACTAATCCCCGGTTTGGAAAAGGCAGAGTTTGTTCGTTATGGAGTAATGCATCGCAATACGTTTCTAAATGCACCGAAAGTACTTAAAGCAGATTTTAGTTTAAAGACGAAACCATCCCTCTTTTTTGCCGGCCAAATGACGGGGGTCGAGGGATATATTGAGTCTGCAGCCAGCGGGCTTCTAGCTGGCATTAATACTTGGCGGCGGCTGAAGCAGATGGAGACTCTTGTTTTCCCGGCTGAAACGACGTTAGGGGGGCTGGCACGTCATTTGGAGGGTTCTCCTAGTCAAAGTTTTCAACCAATGAATATCAACTTTGGGTTGCTTCCACCTTTAGCAGAACGGATAAGAGACAAACGCGAGAAAAATGCCAAGATTTCAGAACGTGCTTTAGATTCTTTAAGCGAGTTTTGTGCTTGGGAGGATTTGGGGAGGTAAGCTTATGCTGGCTGATGAGGCGTTGAGTCTCTTTGCGGGTCATCAATATTCCCAAAATCGTTCAGAGCATACTGTTATTGCTTATCAAAGTGATCTCGGTCAGTTTCTAAGATTTGCGGCGTTTGAACAAGGGTTTGAAACTGAACGGCTCACGGTGGAATTGATCGATGTTCATATTGTTCGTAGTTTTCTTGGTGTTTTGGCTGAACAAGGATTGGCGAGAAAAAGTATGGCTCGTAAGCTCGCAGCCTTACGATCGTTTTTCAAGTTCTTGTGCCGTAAGGAAATACTTCCAATTAATCCAGTTCAGCGAGTGGCAAGTCCAAAAATAGGACGGAAACTTCCGCACTTTCTTTATCTAGACCAGTTGGAGGGGCTGTTGCGGGCCCCGGATGACACAAACCTTTTAGGTGCACGGGATCAGGTAATTATTGAGCTACTTTATGGCTCCGGGCTGAGGGTTAGTGAACTTGTCAGTTTAAACCGAGAAAATCTCGATTTAGAGAGTAGGCTAATCCGTGTCCTCGGAAAGGGGAGCAAAGAGCGGGTGGTCCCAATGACAAATTATGCTATTCAAGCTATTGAGGTATATCTTGGTATGCGTACAGATAATAATAAAATATTGCTCCTTAATTATCAGGGAACCCGTTTATCGAGCAGGTCTGTTCGGCGAATTTTGGACAAACTGGTTGCGAAGATAAGTTTGGAACAACACGTGAATCCACACATGCTTCGCCATTCATTTGCTACACACTTATTAGATGGCGGTGCTGATCTAAGAAGTGTTCAAGAGTTACTGGGACATCAGAAACTTTCATCGACCCAAATTTATACACATCTCACCCGTGAACGTTTGAAAGAAGTCTATGCCCTCGCTCATCCCCGCGCGAAAGAACGCCCTATGTCTGAGATTCTATGAATTGTCACAAATAGTGGTAAATTATATACAACTAACTTGACACACAGAAAATGCCCTAGTAAACTTCATCTAAGGAGGGTTATCCATGTTTCATGCAACAACTATTGTCGCAGTGAAGAAAGGGGAACATGTAGCCATAGCAGGTGACGGTCAAGTAACCTTTGGCCAGGCAACCGTTATGAAACACAATGCTCGTAAAGTTCGTCGCTTGTTTCAAGGAAAAGTGATTGCTGGGTTTGCCGGATCCGTTGCTGATGCGTTCACGCTCTTTGACAAGTTTGAACAAAAACTTGAAGAGTATCATGGGAATCTTCTGCGGGCGGCTGTAGAACTCGCAAAAGAATGGCGGACAGACAAAATGTTGAGAAACCTCGAAGCACTGCTTTTGGTTGCGGATGCCCAAAACCTTCTGATCTTATCTGGTTCGGGAGAGGTGATCGAACCAGACGATGGAATCGCTGCCATCGGTTCCGGCGGAAACTATGCTCTAGCCGCCGCTCGTGCCTTAGTAAAGCACACCGATATGCCAACGAGTGAGATCGTGCGAGAAGCGATGCTTGTAGCCGCTTCAATTTGTGTATATACCAATGAGCAAATTACCGTAGAAGAGTTATAGGGGGTGTGACTATGGACCGCTTGACTCCGCGCGAAATTGTCCATGAACTAGATCGGTACATTGTAGGACAAAATGCGGCGAAACGGGCTGTAGCGGTTGCTTTACGTAATCGTTATCGACGTTCTTGTTTGCCAGAACAATTGCAAGAAGAAATTATACCCAAAAATATTTTAATGATTGGTCCCACTGGCGTTGGGAAGACAGAGATTGCCCGGCGGTTGGCAAAACTTGTACGCGCCCCATTCATTAAAATAGAAGCCACAAAATTTACCGAAGTTGGGTATGTAGGTCGGGATGTAGAGGCCATTGTACGCGACTTGGTTGAAATCTCCTTACGTATGGTAAAGGCAGAGCGCGCGGAACAGGTTCAGGCTCAAGCAGCGTTCAATGCTGAGAAACGATTGATTGAGTTGCTAGTTCCGGTAAAACGATCAGAGAGTTCATCAAGCAACCCCTTTCAGATGTTATTCGGGCAGACGTCAGATCAGGAAAGGGAAGCGGAAGTGACTCCTGAAATTATGCATGAACGAAAGTTAGCAGAGGATCGCTTGAATCGAGGAGAACTTGAAGAGCAGGTTATTGAGATTTCTGTCGAAGAAAATACGCCACTCTCCGATATGCTAGGCAATGGCAATATGATGGAAATGGGTATAAATATTCAGGATATGATGTCGGGAATGCTTCCAAAGCGACACAAGAAGAGAAAAGTAACCGTGCGTGAAGCACGAAAGCTCTTGGTCCACGAAGAAGCACAGAACCTGATCGACCAAGACGAGGCGGTTCAAGAAGCGATCCGTAGGGCAGAACATGAGGGGATTGTGTTCTTGGATGAAATCGATAAGATTGCGGGACGTGAAGGTGCGAGCGGACAGGATGTTTCCCGAGGAGGAGTCCAACGCGACATTCTTCCGATTGTTGAAGGATCGACCGTGGTAACGAAGTATGGTCCAGTTAAAACCGATCACATCCTTTTCATTGCGGCTGGGGCTTTTCATGTCAGTAAACCATCTGACCTTATTCCTGAACTTCAGGGGAGATTTCCCATTCGCGTAGAACTGGAATCCTTAAGTGTCGCTGATTTTAAACGTATTCTTACTGAACCCCAATCGTCGCTGATTAAACAATACAGTGCATTATTGGAAACAGAAGGGATAAAGGTGAATTTTACAGAGAATGCTATCGATGAATTAGCAGAGGTTGCGTACAAAGTAAATTCGACGACTGAAAATATTGGAGCTCGGCGACTCCACACAATTGTTGAAAAAGTACTCGAAGAACTATCGTTTGAAGCCTCAGAATTGCCCGAAGATTATACAGTCACAATTAATAGAGAATATGTTTTGCACCGCTTAGGTGACGTGGTTCAAGATCAAGATTTAGCGCGATATATTCTGTAAAAACATGTTTAAAATACGTCTGGCCCCATTAAAGGAGGATAAACAAAACTTATGGAAATAACATTATTGGAAAAAACAAGAACAATTAACAAATTAATCCAACGTGCTGCAGGTAATCCAGTTGATTTTGAAGAAATGGCGAAAGTTCTTAGACAGGCAGTACTTGCAAATTGTTATATTGTTGGACGGCGCGGAAAGATTCTTGGGTATAGTTTCATGGGTCATTTTGTTTGCGGGACTATGGAAGACATTGTCGTTCATTCTGAGCGATTCCCTGAAAGTTATAACGATGGTCTGATGAAAATCACCGAGACCAAAACGAATACGGCACAGGTTGAAAATGGCTGTGTATTTAATTGCAATGAGCCGTGTCATTTCACAAATAAGATTACAACGATTGTCCCTGTTTTGGGTGGCGGCGAACGTGTCGGGACGCTCGTACTAGCCAAGTTTGATGAGGAGTTCAAAGAGGACGACCTGGTACTCGCCGAATACGGTGCGACGGTTGTGGGCATGGAGATTTTACGGGTTAAGGCTGAACGTGCGGAAGAAGAAGCTCGAAAAAAAGCGGCGGTCCAAATTGCCGTGGGAACTCTTTCGTATTCTGAACTCGAAGCAGTGGAACATATCTTTGCTGAACTCGGTGGTGGAGAGGGATTATTAGTTGCCAGTAAAATCGCTGATCGCGTGGGGATTACTCGTTCGGTTATTGTTAATGCACTCCGTAAATTTGAGTCGGCTGGTGTGATCGAGTCGAAGTCGTTGGGCATGAAAGGAACTTATATACGAGTTCTAAATGATTATTTACTGGATGAACTTGATAAGCATACTAAACACACACTTAAGTAAGCTGTTTTTTGCAGGGAGGTAATCCTATGAATGAACATGATTACGTTTACCAAATGAAACCGCTTATAGTACCCGGTCTCGTGTTCCTAATTCTTTATCCTTTAGTAATGGGCAGTGTCCATGTTTTCAGTAGACTACAGGGCTTAGAACTGTGGGTGCTCCTAGGGATCTATTTTACTACAGGACTAGGAATTCTGGTTTTATGGGCTATTGGGAAGAGTAAACATGTGCAAATTATCGATCAGCAAATAGTATTTAGTTCGCTGCTAGGAAAACATGTTTTAGAGCCCGATGATATTCGTCGCGTAGCTTTTTATTTCGATGGAAAAGGGCAGGAAGTCGCTCAAATTCGTACAAGCAGTAAGTTGTTCTACGTCAGTGAATTTTATTTCCCATTTCCTGAACTCATGAGTGATCTGGAAAATTTCATTTTGCAGTACAATTTACGTTCGAATTTGGGGAGCTATGCTGGCTTGAACGAATAATGCGAACACATTAGAGGTTAAAATTGTTGCAATGAGCTTAAGAATGTGCTAATCTATTGGCAGTGTGATTTAATGACACACGCAATGGGATCAAGGTGCCAGTTCCTTGCTGGGAAGCAAGGGGCACTTGAGATGAACTTGCGGAGGAAATAAACAAAAGAGAGTTGGTTTAACACAATGGCTGTCATTTCAATGAAACAATTACTAGAAGCTGGTGTACACTTTGGTCACCAAACCCGTCGATGGAATCCGAAAATGGCTCGTTATATTTTTACAGAGCGTAACGGAATCTACATTATTGATCTGCAAAAAACCGTTAAAAAAGTGGATGAAGCTTATAACTTTGTTCGGAACCTTGCTACTGAAGGAGGTACCATGTTGTTCGTGGGTACCAAGAAACAAGCGCAAGAGTCTGTCAAAGATGAAGCAGAACGTTGTGGCATGTATTTTGTGAATGAACGTTGGCTTGGTGGCATGCTGACAAACTTCCAAACGATTCAAAAGCGTGTTGATCGATTGCGCGTTTTAGAGCGGATGGAGGCTGAGGGCGTTTTTGAAGTACTGACAAAGAAAGAAGTTTCTGCACTTCGCCATGAAATGGAGAAACTTGAACGCTTTTTAGGTGGCATCAAGAATATGAAAAAACTCCCAGATGCGTTGTTTATTGTAGATCCTCGTAAAGAACGTATTGCTGTCGCAGAAGCACGCCGCTTGCATATCCCGATTGTAGGAATTGTTGATACGAACTGTGACCCGGATGAAATTGATGTCGTTATTCCGGCGAACGATGACGCAATCCGTGCTGTCAAGTTGCTTACCGCGAAGATGGCTGATGCCATCATTGAAGGTCAACAAGGTTCGGACGATGTCGAGGAAGCTGGGGAAGCAGTCGAAGCGTAATGTCTGAGGGACAGGGAGAAAGGGGTTAGTTCAGGCTCCCCCTGTGCTTAACCTGTCCCTTTTTTCGAAGTTCGAGGTCCGATATTGTATATCGCGCTTCGCATTCATAGCTCAAGTTTGGTTTGTTTTTTGGTCATATTTGGTACAACGTACTTATGATTTGGAGGAATTAAATCATGGCAGACGTAAGCGCAGCACAAGTGAAAGAACTTAGGGAACGCACTGGTGCGGGCATGATGGATTGTAAAAAGGCACTTAATGAGTGTAACTGTGATATGGAAAAGGCCTGCGATTTTCTACGTGAGAAAGGCCTAGCAGCAGCCGCTAAAAAAGAAGGGCGTGTCGCGGCGGAAGGGACGGTCGAGTCCTATATCCATGGCGGTGGACGCATTGGTGTGTTAATCGAAGTGAATTGTGAAACAGACTTTGTTGCTCGTGGTGATGAGTTTAAAGCGTTAGTTCGAGATCTTGGGATGCATATTGCTGCGGCTAACCCCCAATATCTAAACAAAGAAGATGTACCCGCTGATGTGCTCCAACATGAGAGAGAAATCTTAAAAGCCCAAGCACTCAATGAAGGAAAGCCAGAGAAAATCATTGAAAAAATGGTTGAAGGCCGGATCGAAAAGTTTTATAAAGAAGTTTGTTTAATGGAACAAGCTTTCGTCAAAGATCCTGATAAGAGCGTACGCGATTTGGTTCTTGACAAAACCTCGAAAATTGGTGAACGTATCGTTATTCGTCGCTTTACCCGTTACGAGTTAGGTGCAGGAATTGAAAAGCGGCAAGATGATTTCGCTGCTGATGTCATGAAAGAAATAAATCGTTAATTCTAACCTTGGCAATTGATTAGAGAACACCCTGGTGTTCTCTTTTTCGAATATGAGAGGTTTCACATACGAAGCATAGAATTACATTAATGGAGGTTAATCCATGGATAAACCACGGTATAGTCGAGTTGTCCTTAAGATAAGCGGGGAAGCACTTGCTGGAAATCAAGGGTTTGGGCTGGAGCATGATATGTTGGTTTCCGTTGCAAAACAGGTGGCAGAAATCCGGGATATGGGGGTTGAAGTTTGCCTTGTTGTCGGTGGTGGGAATTTGTGGCGCGGCATTGCAGGAAGTGCTCAAGGAATGGACCGTGCAACAGCCGATTACATGGGCATGTTGGCAACAGTGATGAATGCCCTTGCTTTACAGGATG is a genomic window containing:
- the hslV gene encoding ATP-dependent protease subunit HslV translates to MFHATTIVAVKKGEHVAIAGDGQVTFGQATVMKHNARKVRRLFQGKVIAGFAGSVADAFTLFDKFEQKLEEYHGNLLRAAVELAKEWRTDKMLRNLEALLLVADAQNLLILSGSGEVIEPDDGIAAIGSGGNYALAAARALVKHTDMPTSEIVREAMLVAASICVYTNEQITVEEL
- the rpsB gene encoding 30S ribosomal protein S2, which codes for MAVISMKQLLEAGVHFGHQTRRWNPKMARYIFTERNGIYIIDLQKTVKKVDEAYNFVRNLATEGGTMLFVGTKKQAQESVKDEAERCGMYFVNERWLGGMLTNFQTIQKRVDRLRVLERMEAEGVFEVLTKKEVSALRHEMEKLERFLGGIKNMKKLPDALFIVDPRKERIAVAEARRLHIPIVGIVDTNCDPDEIDVVIPANDDAIRAVKLLTAKMADAIIEGQQGSDDVEEAGEAVEA
- the tsf gene encoding translation elongation factor Ts; its protein translation is MADVSAAQVKELRERTGAGMMDCKKALNECNCDMEKACDFLREKGLAAAAKKEGRVAAEGTVESYIHGGGRIGVLIEVNCETDFVARGDEFKALVRDLGMHIAAANPQYLNKEDVPADVLQHEREILKAQALNEGKPEKIIEKMVEGRIEKFYKEVCLMEQAFVKDPDKSVRDLVLDKTSKIGERIVIRRFTRYELGAGIEKRQDDFAADVMKEINR
- the codY gene encoding GTP-sensing pleiotropic transcriptional regulator CodY, with the protein product MEITLLEKTRTINKLIQRAAGNPVDFEEMAKVLRQAVLANCYIVGRRGKILGYSFMGHFVCGTMEDIVVHSERFPESYNDGLMKITETKTNTAQVENGCVFNCNEPCHFTNKITTIVPVLGGGERVGTLVLAKFDEEFKEDDLVLAEYGATVVGMEILRVKAERAEEEARKKAAVQIAVGTLSYSELEAVEHIFAELGGGEGLLVASKIADRVGITRSVIVNALRKFESAGVIESKSLGMKGTYIRVLNDYLLDELDKHTKHTLK
- the hslU gene encoding ATP-dependent protease ATPase subunit HslU; translation: MDRLTPREIVHELDRYIVGQNAAKRAVAVALRNRYRRSCLPEQLQEEIIPKNILMIGPTGVGKTEIARRLAKLVRAPFIKIEATKFTEVGYVGRDVEAIVRDLVEISLRMVKAERAEQVQAQAAFNAEKRLIELLVPVKRSESSSSNPFQMLFGQTSDQEREAEVTPEIMHERKLAEDRLNRGELEEQVIEISVEENTPLSDMLGNGNMMEMGINIQDMMSGMLPKRHKKRKVTVREARKLLVHEEAQNLIDQDEAVQEAIRRAEHEGIVFLDEIDKIAGREGASGQDVSRGGVQRDILPIVEGSTVVTKYGPVKTDHILFIAAGAFHVSKPSDLIPELQGRFPIRVELESLSVADFKRILTEPQSSLIKQYSALLETEGIKVNFTENAIDELAEVAYKVNSTTENIGARRLHTIVEKVLEELSFEASELPEDYTVTINREYVLHRLGDVVQDQDLARYIL
- the xerA gene encoding site-specific tyrosine recombinase/integron integrase, translated to MLADEALSLFAGHQYSQNRSEHTVIAYQSDLGQFLRFAAFEQGFETERLTVELIDVHIVRSFLGVLAEQGLARKSMARKLAALRSFFKFLCRKEILPINPVQRVASPKIGRKLPHFLYLDQLEGLLRAPDDTNLLGARDQVIIELLYGSGLRVSELVSLNRENLDLESRLIRVLGKGSKERVVPMTNYAIQAIEVYLGMRTDNNKILLLNYQGTRLSSRSVRRILDKLVAKISLEQHVNPHMLRHSFATHLLDGGADLRSVQELLGHQKLSSTQIYTHLTRERLKEVYALAHPRAKERPMSEIL
- the trmFO gene encoding methylenetetrahydrofolate--tRNA-(uracil(54)-C(5))-methyltransferase (FADH(2)-oxidizing) TrmFO produces the protein MQHITVIGAGLAGSEAAWQLAERGVMVDLYEMRPIKTTPAHHTDCFAELVCSNSLRGAGLENAVGLLKEEMRRLGSLIMSAADHHAVPAGGALAVDRVRFSSEVTERLEQHQNVCIHREEVHCLPQEGITVVASGPLTSDDLAKDILQLTGEEALSFYDAAAPIVTLESVNLDKAFWASRYDKGDADYLNCPMTKEEYDAFYNALLEAEVAEVQGFEQGKVFEGCLPVEVMAKRGPQTLTFGPLKPVGLLDPRIEKRFYAVVQLRKENQAGTLFNLVGFQTHLKWGEQKRVFSLIPGLEKAEFVRYGVMHRNTFLNAPKVLKADFSLKTKPSLFFAGQMTGVEGYIESAASGLLAGINTWRRLKQMETLVFPAETTLGGLARHLEGSPSQSFQPMNINFGLLPPLAERIRDKREKNAKISERALDSLSEFCAWEDLGR